Proteins from a genomic interval of Zingiber officinale cultivar Zhangliang chromosome 2A, Zo_v1.1, whole genome shotgun sequence:
- the LOC122042069 gene encoding receptor-like serine/threonine-protein kinase SD1-7 isoform X1: MARMQLFLLQFFEIVLAETFFLLGQSSSGDILLGNNSLIDGQTLISMGSVFQLGFFSPVNNSATAYIGIWYYNLPPRENKVVVWVANRNKSVDTSMASLNLTSDGNLILFEKGIKFWSTGTSAELNSPRLQLLDSGNLALTDGNSSRTLWQSFDHGCDTLLPGMKIGFDFRTNTSWQFMPWMSATDPSPGKYVAKMEAYNVPDFFTLSVDRYAKLGRTGPWNGQWFTGLPTMGNSILVRNVNFTYVSNQNETYYMTEYQTRSSRLNRLVVDANLTYKRWIFDGRDWRVFLSFPSDDCDYYNHCGRNSVCTKGYYSTSCRCLEGFVENKNVVGCARKEPLLCSSNQFSKEQNMKVPDTENATSRGKISLDACKKLCLDDCSCVAYAVINGPYGCITWRGELLDLRSFIDGGDDLYIRLPESSTSNWKEPVWAIVVIPVSLGILVLCCAGVLARRRRNRASTSRLQLQFPKVQKDSISTLDVLPSYDLRTIKAATNDFSERNKLGEGGFGIVYKGQLDDEQKIAVKKLSRYSSQGPDEFQNELSLIAKLQHRNLVRLLGCCMEGDERLLILEYMENKSLDAFIYDKTKSSLLNWQKRFNIIIGIARGLLYLHQDSRLRVIHRDLKPSNILLDKDMNPKISDFGIARIFEGDNALEDATTRPVGTFGYMAPEYISYGLFSFKSDVFSFGVIVLEIISGKKNRIFSQTDTSLNLLGHVYKLWKEGRSLEILDDALNESYTTEEVLRCIQMSLLCIQDNSEDRPTMTEVMTMLASEDQLLTPLKQPTITTTNSDGSFATNEMSFTLVGR; the protein is encoded by the exons ATGGCGCGGATGCAGCTCTTTCTCCTACAGTTCTTTGAAATAGTATTAGCAGAGACATTCTTTCTACTTGGCCAATCTTCATCTG GAGATATATTGTTGGGGAACAACTCACTTATCGATGGTCAGACATTGATCTCGATGGGGAGCGTGTTCCAACTCGGCTTCTTCAGTCCAGTTAACAATTCTGCGACTGCATACATAGGAATTTGGTACTACAATCTCCCACCAAGAGAAAACAAAGTAGTAGTATGGGTCGCCAATAGGAACAAGTCTGTGGACACATCCATGGCATCGTTGAACCTGACTTCCGACGGAAATCTAATCTTATTTGAGAAAGGAATAAAGTTTTGGTCGACAGGAACATCCGCAGAACTTAATTCTCCACGCTTGCAGCTTTTAGACTCAGGAAACCTCGCGCTGACTGATGGCAACTCTAGCAGAACTCTATGGCAGAGCTTCGACCATGGGTGTGACACTCTTCTCCCTGGCATGAAGATAGGATTCGACTTCCGGACTAACACTTCGTGGCAGTTCATGCCATGGATGAGTGCCACGGACCCTTCTCCGGGCAAGTACGTCGCCAAAATGGAGGCGTATAATGTTCCGGATTTTTTCACACTGAGTGTGGATAGATACGCCAAACTCGGTCGCACTGGGCCATGGAACGGGCAATGGTTCACCGGCCTTCCAACGATGGGGAACAGCATCTTGGTGAGGAACGTAAACTTCACATACGTGTCCAACCAGAATGAGACCTACTACATGACTGAATATCAGACTCGATCGTCACGGCTAAACCGATTGGTAGTGGACGCCAACTTAACCTACAAACGTTGGATTTTTGATGGGAGAGATTGGAGAGTTTTCTTGTCGTTTCCAAGCGACGACTGCGATTACTACAACCATTGTGGCCGCAACAGCGTTTGCACCAAGGGCTACTACTCAACCTCCTGTCGTTGCTTGGAAGGTTTTGTGGAGAACAAAAACGTCGTCGGGTGCGCGAGGAAGGAGCCCTTGCTTTGCTCGTCGAACCAGTTTTCGAAGGAGcagaacatgaaggtgcccgacaCCGAGAACGCAACCTCACGAGGCAAGATTAGTCTGGATGCGTGCAAGAAATTGTGCTTGGATGATTGCTCCTGTGTCGCGTATGCGGTGATCAATGGGCCTTATGGCTGCATAACTTGGCGCGGTGAGTTGTTGGATCTCAGAAGTTTTATTGACGGAGGAGACGATTTATACATTCGGCTTCCAG AATCATCGACGTCAAATTGGAAGGAGCCTGTGTGGGCAATAGTAGTCATTCCGGTGTCGCTGGGAATTCTTGTACTGTGTTGTGCAGGCGTACTCGCTCGGAGGAGGAGAAACAGAGCATCAACCAGCAGATTGCAATTGCAGTTTCCAAAGGTGCAGAAAG ATTCTATCAGCACATTGGATGTACTTCCTTCATATGATCTGCGTACTATAAAAGCTGCAACAAATGATTTCTCCGAACGAAACAAACTTGGGGAAGGGGGATTTGGCATTGTTTACAAG GGTCAATTGGATGATGAACAGAAGATTGCTGTCAAAAAATTATCAAGATACTCCTCCCAAGGCCCTGATGAGTTCCAGAATGAACTCTCATTGATAGCCAAGTTACAACATAGAAATCTTGTTCGTCTTCTAGGCTGCTGCATGGAAGGAGATGAGCGACTTCTCATACTTGAATACATGGAAAATAAAAGCCTTGATGCATTCATTTATG ATAAAACTAAAAGTTCTTTATTAAATTGGCAAAAACGTTTCAATATTATAATTGGGATCGCTCGAGGACTTCTATACTTGCATCAAGACTCCAGATTGAGAGTCATTCATCGTGATCTTAAGCCGAGCAATATTCTCCTTGACAAGGATATGAATCCAAAGATTTCAGATTTTGGCATTGCAAGGATATTTGAAGGAGACAATGCTCTTGAGGATGCAACAACCAGGCCAGTTGGAACATT TGGTTACATGGCACCCGAGTACATATCATATGGacttttttcattcaagtcagaCGTGTTTAGCTTCGGTGTGATAGTACTAGAAATCATAAGTGGAAAAAAGAATAGAATATTCAGCCAAACTGATACAAGTTTGAATCTTTTAGGACAC GTATATAAACTTTGGAAAGAAGGAAGGTCTTTAGAGATTCTTGATGATGCACTAAATGAATCATATACAACGGAAGAAGTTCTACGTTGTATCCAAATGAGTCTTTTATGTATCCAAGATAACAGTGAAGATAGGCCAACAATGACAGAAGTAATGACGATGTTGGCAAGTGAGGACCAGCTCCTCACCCCGCTTAAGCAACCTACAATAACAACAACTAATAGCGATGGAAGTTTCGCTACCAACGAAATGAGTTTCACACTTGTAGGTCGATGA
- the LOC122042069 gene encoding G-type lectin S-receptor-like serine/threonine-protein kinase At1g11330 isoform X2 yields the protein MARMQLFLLQFFEIVLAETFFLLGQSSSGDILLGNNSLIDGQTLISMGSVFQLGFFSPVNNSATAYIGIWYYNLPPRENKVVVWVANRNKSVDTSMASLNLTSDGNLILFEKGIKFWSTGTSAELNSPRLQLLDSGNLALTDGNSSRTLWQSFDHGCDTLLPGMKIGFDFRTNTSWQFMPWMSATDPSPGKYVAKMEAYNVPDFFTLSVDRYAKLGRTGPWNGQWFTGLPTMGNSILVRNVNFTYVSNQNETYYMTEYQTRSSRLNRLVVDANLTYKRWIFDGRDWRVFLSFPSDDCDYYNHCGRNSVCTKGYYSTSCRCLEGFVENKNVVGCARKEPLLCSSNQFSKEQNMKVPDTENATSRGKISLDACKKLCLDDCSCVAYAVINGPYGCITWRGELLDLRSFIDGGDDLYIRLPESSTSNWKEPVWAIVVIPVSLGILVLCCAGVLARRRRNRASTSRLQLQFPKVQKDSISTLDVLPSYDLRTIKAATNDFSERNKLGEGGFGIVYKGQLDDEQKIAVKKLSRYSSQGPDEFQNELSLIAKLQHRNLVRLLGCCMEGDERLLILEYMENKSLDAFIYDKTKSSLLNWQKRFNIIIGIARGLLYLHQDSRLRVIHRDLKPSNILLDKDMNPKISDFGIARIFEGDNALEDATTRPVGTLYINFGKKEGL from the exons ATGGCGCGGATGCAGCTCTTTCTCCTACAGTTCTTTGAAATAGTATTAGCAGAGACATTCTTTCTACTTGGCCAATCTTCATCTG GAGATATATTGTTGGGGAACAACTCACTTATCGATGGTCAGACATTGATCTCGATGGGGAGCGTGTTCCAACTCGGCTTCTTCAGTCCAGTTAACAATTCTGCGACTGCATACATAGGAATTTGGTACTACAATCTCCCACCAAGAGAAAACAAAGTAGTAGTATGGGTCGCCAATAGGAACAAGTCTGTGGACACATCCATGGCATCGTTGAACCTGACTTCCGACGGAAATCTAATCTTATTTGAGAAAGGAATAAAGTTTTGGTCGACAGGAACATCCGCAGAACTTAATTCTCCACGCTTGCAGCTTTTAGACTCAGGAAACCTCGCGCTGACTGATGGCAACTCTAGCAGAACTCTATGGCAGAGCTTCGACCATGGGTGTGACACTCTTCTCCCTGGCATGAAGATAGGATTCGACTTCCGGACTAACACTTCGTGGCAGTTCATGCCATGGATGAGTGCCACGGACCCTTCTCCGGGCAAGTACGTCGCCAAAATGGAGGCGTATAATGTTCCGGATTTTTTCACACTGAGTGTGGATAGATACGCCAAACTCGGTCGCACTGGGCCATGGAACGGGCAATGGTTCACCGGCCTTCCAACGATGGGGAACAGCATCTTGGTGAGGAACGTAAACTTCACATACGTGTCCAACCAGAATGAGACCTACTACATGACTGAATATCAGACTCGATCGTCACGGCTAAACCGATTGGTAGTGGACGCCAACTTAACCTACAAACGTTGGATTTTTGATGGGAGAGATTGGAGAGTTTTCTTGTCGTTTCCAAGCGACGACTGCGATTACTACAACCATTGTGGCCGCAACAGCGTTTGCACCAAGGGCTACTACTCAACCTCCTGTCGTTGCTTGGAAGGTTTTGTGGAGAACAAAAACGTCGTCGGGTGCGCGAGGAAGGAGCCCTTGCTTTGCTCGTCGAACCAGTTTTCGAAGGAGcagaacatgaaggtgcccgacaCCGAGAACGCAACCTCACGAGGCAAGATTAGTCTGGATGCGTGCAAGAAATTGTGCTTGGATGATTGCTCCTGTGTCGCGTATGCGGTGATCAATGGGCCTTATGGCTGCATAACTTGGCGCGGTGAGTTGTTGGATCTCAGAAGTTTTATTGACGGAGGAGACGATTTATACATTCGGCTTCCAG AATCATCGACGTCAAATTGGAAGGAGCCTGTGTGGGCAATAGTAGTCATTCCGGTGTCGCTGGGAATTCTTGTACTGTGTTGTGCAGGCGTACTCGCTCGGAGGAGGAGAAACAGAGCATCAACCAGCAGATTGCAATTGCAGTTTCCAAAGGTGCAGAAAG ATTCTATCAGCACATTGGATGTACTTCCTTCATATGATCTGCGTACTATAAAAGCTGCAACAAATGATTTCTCCGAACGAAACAAACTTGGGGAAGGGGGATTTGGCATTGTTTACAAG GGTCAATTGGATGATGAACAGAAGATTGCTGTCAAAAAATTATCAAGATACTCCTCCCAAGGCCCTGATGAGTTCCAGAATGAACTCTCATTGATAGCCAAGTTACAACATAGAAATCTTGTTCGTCTTCTAGGCTGCTGCATGGAAGGAGATGAGCGACTTCTCATACTTGAATACATGGAAAATAAAAGCCTTGATGCATTCATTTATG ATAAAACTAAAAGTTCTTTATTAAATTGGCAAAAACGTTTCAATATTATAATTGGGATCGCTCGAGGACTTCTATACTTGCATCAAGACTCCAGATTGAGAGTCATTCATCGTGATCTTAAGCCGAGCAATATTCTCCTTGACAAGGATATGAATCCAAAGATTTCAGATTTTGGCATTGCAAGGATATTTGAAGGAGACAATGCTCTTGAGGATGCAACAACCAGGCCAGTTGGAACATT GTATATAAACTTTGGAAAGAAGGAAGGTCTTTAG